From Campylobacter upsaliensis, the proteins below share one genomic window:
- the cydB gene encoding cytochrome d ubiquinol oxidase subunit II, producing MFFGLELEALQIYWWVILSLLGGLLVFMFFVQGGQTLMDELSSTALEKTMLINSLGRKWELGFTTLVLFGGAAFAAFPLFYSTSFGGAYWAWLAILLCFILQAVSYEYRLKENNVLGSKTYEIFLKINGFLGVFLIGVAVSSFFSGSHFTLNSQNFVQWQHPLRGLELLLNPYNYLLGFTLIFLSRILGTAYFMNNINDEAIKTKCIAKLKMNSLLFLPFFLGFLAWIFLKDGFFVSDEGVVSLQANVYLQNFLSYPIFAVLLLLGVVLVLLGMVQGAKKCTKAIWTLGVGTILCVFALFLSVGLGSSAFYPSLSDLQSSLTIKNASSSYYTLSVMAYVSLFVPFVLAYIAYVWRAMDRIKITKEEIANDEHAY from the coding sequence ATGTTTTTTGGTTTAGAGCTTGAAGCCTTACAAATTTATTGGTGGGTGATTTTGAGTCTTTTGGGCGGACTTTTGGTATTTATGTTTTTTGTGCAAGGGGGACAGACCTTAATGGACGAGCTTTCAAGCACTGCCTTAGAAAAGACTATGCTTATCAATTCTTTAGGGCGTAAATGGGAGCTAGGTTTTACAACTTTGGTGCTTTTTGGTGGGGCGGCTTTTGCGGCTTTCCCTCTTTTCTACTCGACTAGTTTTGGGGGAGCTTACTGGGCTTGGCTTGCCATTTTGCTTTGTTTCATACTTCAAGCAGTAAGTTATGAATATCGCTTGAAAGAAAATAATGTGCTTGGTTCAAAAACTTACGAAATTTTTCTTAAAATTAACGGCTTTTTGGGCGTATTTTTGATAGGTGTAGCGGTGAGTAGTTTTTTTAGCGGTTCGCATTTTACTTTAAATTCGCAAAATTTTGTCCAGTGGCAGCACCCTTTAAGAGGGCTTGAGCTTTTGCTTAATCCTTACAATTATCTTTTAGGCTTTACTTTGATATTTTTAAGCCGAATTTTAGGCACAGCATATTTTATGAATAATATTAACGATGAAGCTATTAAGACTAAATGTATTGCTAAATTGAAAATGAATAGCCTCTTATTTTTACCCTTTTTCTTAGGCTTTTTGGCTTGGATTTTTCTTAAGGATGGTTTTTTTGTGAGCGATGAGGGCGTGGTAAGCTTACAGGCAAATGTATATTTGCAAAATTTTCTTTCTTATCCTATCTTTGCGGTGCTTTTGCTTTTGGGTGTTGTTTTGGTGCTTTTGGGTATGGTGCAAGGGGCTAAAAAATGCACTAAGGCTATTTGGACTTTGGGTGTTGGCACTATTTTGTGTGTTTTTGCTTTATTTTTAAGCGTAGGTTTGGGATCTAGTGCCTTTTATCCAAGTCTTAGTGATTTACAAAGCTCACTGACAATCAAAAATGCTAGTTCGAGTTATTATACCCTTAGTGTAATGGCTTATGTTTCTTTATTTGTGCCTTTTGTTTTGGCTTATATCGCTTATGTGTGGAGAGCTATGGATAGGATCAAAATCACAAAAGAAGAAATAGCAAACGATGAACATGCTTATTAA
- a CDS encoding cytochrome ubiquinol oxidase subunit I, whose protein sequence is MSELSSVDWSRAQFALTALYHFLFVPLTLGLSFIIAIMETIYVKTGSKRWKNITKFWLSLFAINFAIGVATGIIMEFEFGTNWANYSWFVGDIFGAPLAVEGIFAFFLEATFFAVMFFGWDKVSKGFHLISTWCVAIGSNLSAFWILVANGWMQYPVGMAFNPDTARSEMQSFFEVAFSPVAIAKFLHTIGSGYVISALFVMGISAWFLLKKRHIIEAKKSLVVGASFGFVCSIFLFFSGDESAYRVTQTQPMKLATMEGIYQGEHRAGIVAFGILNPKKEIDNNESVFLFDLTIPYALSILGNRDPHSFVPGIEDIVYGNVEKGIEPLQNRIDRGKIAINAFKDYQNAKEHNNTSLMQTSRSLLENNFKDFGYGYLEKPEDAVPPVALTFYSFHIMVGLGSLFFVLFIVTLYLTMANDIEKFRKILWLCVLCIPLGYVAAEAGWIVAEVGRQPWAIQDLMPVGIAATELGKLNVQISFWIFAVLFTALLLAEIKIMLTQIKKGFAEKEAK, encoded by the coding sequence ATGAGCGAACTTAGCAGTGTGGATTGGTCAAGGGCGCAATTTGCCCTTACGGCACTTTATCATTTTTTATTTGTGCCGCTAACCTTAGGACTTTCTTTTATCATAGCGATAATGGAAACGATTTATGTTAAAACGGGCAGCAAGCGTTGGAAAAATATCACTAAATTCTGGCTTTCTTTATTTGCCATTAACTTCGCCATAGGTGTGGCTACGGGTATTATAATGGAATTTGAATTTGGAACAAATTGGGCGAATTATAGCTGGTTTGTAGGAGATATTTTTGGCGCTCCTTTAGCTGTGGAGGGGATTTTCGCCTTCTTTTTAGAGGCGACCTTTTTTGCGGTAATGTTTTTTGGCTGGGATAAGGTTAGCAAGGGTTTTCACCTTATCTCAACTTGGTGCGTGGCGATAGGCTCAAATTTATCGGCATTTTGGATTTTAGTGGCTAATGGCTGGATGCAATATCCTGTCGGTATGGCGTTTAATCCAGATACCGCAAGAAGCGAAATGCAAAGTTTTTTTGAAGTCGCTTTTTCTCCTGTGGCTATTGCGAAATTCTTGCATACCATAGGAAGCGGTTATGTGATTTCCGCACTTTTTGTGATGGGAATTTCTGCGTGGTTTTTACTCAAAAAAAGGCATATTATTGAGGCGAAAAAGTCTTTAGTCGTTGGAGCTAGCTTTGGTTTTGTTTGTTCGATTTTCTTATTTTTTAGTGGCGATGAAAGTGCTTATAGGGTTACTCAAACTCAGCCGATGAAGCTCGCTACTATGGAGGGAATTTATCAAGGAGAACATAGGGCTGGTATTGTAGCTTTTGGAATTTTAAATCCTAAAAAAGAAATTGATAATAATGAAAGCGTGTTTTTGTTTGATTTAACTATACCTTACGCACTTTCTATTTTAGGTAATCGCGACCCACATTCTTTTGTTCCGGGCATTGAGGATATTGTTTATGGTAATGTTGAAAAGGGCATTGAGCCTTTGCAAAATCGCATTGATAGGGGCAAAATCGCCATAAATGCCTTTAAAGATTATCAAAATGCCAAAGAGCATAATAATACAAGCCTAATGCAAACAAGTAGAAGTTTGCTTGAAAATAATTTTAAAGATTTTGGTTACGGCTATTTAGAAAAACCAGAAGATGCTGTGCCACCTGTGGCTTTAACCTTTTATAGCTTTCATATTATGGTTGGACTTGGGAGCTTATTTTTCGTATTATTTATTGTAACGCTTTATTTGACTATGGCAAATGATATTGAGAAATTTCGCAAAATTTTATGGCTTTGTGTGCTTTGCATACCGCTTGGCTATGTAGCCGCTGAAGCAGGGTGGATCGTGGCTGAAGTGGGACGCCAACCTTGGGCTATACAGGACTTAATGCCTGTGGGTATCGCCGCCACAGAGCTTGGTAAGCTTAATGTGCAAATTTCTTTTTGGATTTTTGCTGTGCTTTTCACGGCTTTACTTTTGGCTGAGATTAAGATTATGCTAACGCAGATTAAAAAAGGTTTTGCTGAAAAGGAGGCTAAATAA
- a CDS encoding DUF4492 domain-containing protein translates to MTLRFIFKIFDFYKEGFKNLTLGKTLWKIIFIKLFVILIILKLFVFDVNFKSLYKDDASKSNFVIQNLISKENQ, encoded by the coding sequence ATGACTTTGCGTTTTATTTTTAAAATTTTTGATTTTTATAAAGAGGGTTTTAAAAATTTAACCTTAGGCAAAACCCTTTGGAAAATTATCTTTATAAAGCTTTTTGTGATTCTTATTATCCTCAAACTTTTTGTTTTTGATGTGAATTTTAAAAGTCTTTATAAAGATGATGCAAGTAAATCAAATTTCGTCATACAAAATCTCATCTCAAAGGAAAATCAATGA
- a CDS encoding cytolethal distending toxin subunit A/C, translating to MQKLLKFGILLCVLLTLSACGTKEINPLGSSFGAKDDSDPLKLGANPTFPAKQKTPTLIEGRNLVPQTNVVPLPRPILGSSGDSPLASDFMSILGPSGAALTVWALAQGNWIWGYTLLDSKSFGDARVWQLLIRPDNIVLIKNAKTLTCLNAYKNGIVHFSCDASNPAQLWKLKPMDNGAVQIENVGTKKCIQAPIDNPLGDFKVFSIFISECQNKQNLNQQWYLTTPPFKAQPLYRER from the coding sequence ATGCAAAAATTGCTAAAATTTGGAATTTTATTGTGTGTTTTATTGACACTGAGTGCTTGTGGGACAAAAGAAATCAATCCGCTTGGCTCTTCTTTTGGAGCGAAAGATGATAGCGATCCTTTAAAACTTGGAGCAAATCCTACCTTCCCAGCCAAGCAAAAAACACCCACTCTCATTGAAGGACGCAATCTTGTCCCACAAACTAATGTCGTCCCCTTGCCACGCCCTATTCTAGGCTCATCAGGGGATAGCCCTTTGGCGAGTGATTTTATGAGTATTTTAGGACCTAGTGGGGCAGCTTTGACCGTGTGGGCTTTAGCACAAGGGAATTGGATTTGGGGCTATACTTTGCTTGATAGTAAAAGTTTTGGAGATGCAAGAGTTTGGCAGCTACTTATAAGACCTGATAATATCGTTTTAATTAAAAATGCGAAAACCTTAACTTGTCTTAATGCTTACAAAAATGGTATAGTGCATTTTTCTTGCGATGCGAGTAATCCTGCCCAGCTTTGGAAATTAAAACCTATGGATAATGGAGCCGTGCAAATAGAAAATGTTGGAACTAAGAAATGTATCCAAGCACCTATTGACAATCCTTTGGGAGATTTTAAAGTTTTTAGTATTTTTATTAGCGAGTGTCAAAATAAGCAAAATTTAAACCAGCAGTGGTATCTTACCACTCCGCCTTTTAAGGCACAACCTTTATATAGGGAGAGATGA
- a CDS encoding cytolethal distending toxin subunit B family protein produces the protein MKKIFILFLSLSFLWADLEKYNVGTWNLQGSSAASESKWSVSIRQLITGDNPLDVLMVQEAGVLPNSAMMTGRMVQPGGIPIHEYIWNLGSNSRPNSVYIYYSRIDVGANRVNLAIVSRVQADEVFVLPPPTTASRPIIGIRIGNDAFFSIHALARGGNDAGAIITAVDAFFRDRPEINWMIAGDFNRPPDMLLRLVDFDVANHVNIVSPSSFTQVSGGTLDYAVTGNSNRRQPYIAPLLSAILMLANLRTHLVSDHFPVNFRKF, from the coding sequence ATGAAAAAAATTTTTATACTATTTTTAAGCCTTAGCTTTCTTTGGGCAGATTTGGAAAAATATAATGTCGGCACTTGGAATTTGCAAGGCTCATCAGCGGCAAGTGAAAGTAAATGGAGTGTGAGCATACGCCAACTCATCACAGGCGATAATCCTTTAGATGTTTTAATGGTGCAAGAAGCAGGCGTTTTGCCAAATTCGGCAATGATGACAGGTAGAATGGTGCAGCCCGGAGGCATACCGATTCACGAATACATTTGGAATTTAGGCTCAAATTCGCGTCCAAATTCTGTTTATATTTATTATTCTCGTATTGATGTGGGAGCAAATCGCGTGAATTTAGCCATAGTTAGTCGCGTTCAAGCTGATGAAGTCTTTGTTTTACCTCCTCCTACAACCGCTTCACGCCCTATTATAGGCATACGCATAGGAAATGATGCTTTTTTCTCCATACACGCCCTTGCTAGAGGAGGTAATGATGCGGGTGCTATCATTACTGCGGTAGATGCTTTTTTTAGAGATCGTCCTGAGATTAATTGGATGATAGCTGGGGATTTTAACCGACCGCCTGATATGCTCTTAAGATTAGTCGATTTTGATGTGGCTAATCATGTTAATATCGTCTCTCCGTCAAGCTTTACGCAGGTAAGTGGAGGCACACTTGATTACGCAGTTACAGGGAATTCAAACAGAAGACAGCCTTATATCGCACCGCTTTTAAGTGCGATTTTGATGTTAGCGAATCTAAGGACACATTTAGTATCCGACCATTTTCCTGTTAATTTTAGAAAATTTTAA